The Gemmatimonadaceae bacterium genome contains the following window.
TGCTGCTCACCGTAAGCGACCCCGCCGAGCGCCGTGCCCATCATCGCGCCGATCCGCTCCCGGTCCTCGCGCTCCATGCGGATGCCGGCGTCGTCCAGCGCCATGCGCGCGGTGACCACCGCGAACTGCGCGAACCGGTCGAGCCGGCGGGCGCGCTTCGCGTCGAGATGGTCAGTGGCGACGAAGTCGCTCACCTCGGCGGCGTTACGACTGCGGAACGGCGTCGGGTCGAAGCGCGTCACGTTGCGCACGGCCGATCGGCCGTCGCGCAGCCCGCGCAGCAGCGCGGAGTGCGTGATTCCGATCGGCGTGATCGCGCCGATCCCGGTGATCGCGACGCGGCGGCGCTTCATGAGCCCTCCCCTGCGCGCAGAGCGGCGCGCTCGGCGACCGCCGCCAGCCCGGCGAGCGTGCGGCTCGCGATGCCGTGGATGAACACCGGACCGATGACGCGCCGCGCGGCGTACACGCCGATCAGCGGCCAGCGCGGCCCATCCCACGCGTGCACGATCCTCACCCGCGTTCCCGCCGCAACGGGCTCGAAGCTCCACTCGACATCCATCTCCCTGGTTATGCCCCCGATGTGGCGAAAGCGAATTGCGGGCCGCTCCGGAATCAGCTCCATGAGCGATAGCCACCACGTGGGCCATCCGATAGGACCAAAATGACGATACGCGGACATCTCGACGACCGGCACTCCCTCAGGCGCCGGCGCGCGAAACCGCACGTACCGGTAGTGTCGGAGATGCGCGGGCCAGCTCTCCACGTCGCGCGCCACGTCGAACATGGTAGTCGGGGCCGCGGCGACGATGCGCTCGTCGATCGTCTCTATCGCGCGGCCGAGCGGCATCGCGCCGAGCGATCCACTCCCTGCCGCGCCGGTCATCGCGGCGCCCAGCTGGTAGTCACCCGGAACGCGAACCGCCGGCAGACGCGCACGTTCTCGCCGACGGCGTCGCGCACCAGCTCCCGCAGCTCCGCGGGAGTGAATCCGCGCAGCACGGAGACCACTCCGTCGTGCCGGCTGACCGGGTGAAAGCGCAGCGGGAACGACGCGAGCCACAGTCCGGCGGCCGCCATCCAGCTCCGGCGGAGGTCGCTGACGACGACACGCACGCGCGCCACGCGGCTCAGCTCGCGCAGCAGCGCCGTCCCGGTGGCGCCCGGAAAGTGATGCAGCAGCTGCGAGCACGTGACCACGTCCACGCTGTCGTCCGCGAAGGGGAGCCGGAGCGCGTCGGCGCAGACCGCCGCATCCACCTTTGCCGCGGTCGCGGCTGCGAGGTCGGGAGCGATGTCGAGTCCGATCGTGCGCAGCTGCACGCCGTGCGCCCAGGCCAGGTGCCTCGCCCGCGCGGGAATGTCTCCCAGCCCCGTGCCGATGTCGAGCAGCGTCGCCATGAGCGGGAGATCGCCGATCGTCGACTCGAGCTCCGCGAGCAGCGCGGACGCCCCGCCGAACAGGGCGTTGGCGCGGACGACGTCGCTCATCGATCGGCGCACGACGCGCGGATCGAGATCCTTTTCGTCGAGTATCTCGCTGCCATGGCGTCGGGCCGGTGTGAGCATCGTCGGCGCTCTCAAGCTCCGAAGCTCGCGTATCCGCCGCGATAGTAGAGCAGCGGCTGCGCGTCGCTCGCGTCCGCGGCCTCGACGCGGCCGACGAATATCGTGTGGTCGCCGCCCTCGAAGCGGTGCGTCAGCGCGCACTCCAGCCGCGCCGCCGCGCCCGTGAGGAGCGCCAGTCCGTTTGCCCCCCGCGTGTAGGACGTGCCCTCGAACCGGTCATCGTCGGGATCGCTGAACCTGCGCGCCAGGTCCTCCTGGTCCGCGGCGAGCACGTTGACGGTGAACGCCGCGGCGCTATCGAGGATGCCGTGCATGACCGCGGCGTGGTCGATGCACACGAGGACTAGCGGGGGATCGAGGCTCAGCGAGCAGAACGCGCTCACGGTGATGCCGTGGTCCACGCCGTCGCCGCCCCTGGCGGTCACCACGGTCACGCCGCTCGCGAACCTGCTCAGCACGCTGCGGAACCGGTATTCGTCGATCCCGGTCATCGTCCGGCGACCAGCAGCAAACCGAGGTTGGACAGGCGTAGCACCTCGCGCGGCGGCACGAAGTCGCCGGCCGCGCCGACGAACAGATCGGCCAGATCCTGGCGGCGCGACAGCAGGCGCACGGCGCGATTCATCATTCGCGGGAATGCCACCGCGGCGCCCACGAGACGCTCCAGCCGCCACTTCCCGCCGAACTCCGCGCGCCGCGCGCGGTCGTACGCGGCGAGCGGCGCGTTCGCGCTTCGCGCCGGGGCCGCCAGCGATTCCAGCACGAAGGAGCTGAGCAGCTCGCCGCCCCGGAGCGCGGCGTAGATCCCCTCACCGGTGAACGGATCGAAGAAGTCCGCGGCGTCGCCGACCACGGCGGCGCCCGGAGCCCACGCGCGCCGCACCGCCGACGCGAACGGGCCGGTCGCGCGCACGGGCGTCACGCGCCGCGCGCCGGCAAACCGCTCGCGCAGGTGCGGCCGGTCGTCGATCCATTCCTCGAAGAACTCCTCTCTTGCGCCCGCGATGTCCTGCGCGCGCGCGACCGGGACGACGAGCGCGACATTTATCACGCCGCCGCCGACGGGAGCGAGCCCGAAGTAGCCCGCACGGTCGACGTGCATCTCGCCGACGTCGCCCATCCCGGCTACGCCCGAATGGTGCGACACGAGCGCGATCCGGCTCGGCCAGCGGGAGCGCCGGGCGAGGCCGAGTCTGCGCGACACGACCGAGCGAAGTCCGTCGGCGCCGACGATCAGCCGCGCTCCGAGGGAAGTGCGCCGGCCGTCCGCGTCCGCGACGACCACGCCGGTCGCGCGTCCGGCATCGTCCCGCGCGACGTCGACGACTCTCGCTTCCTCCCGCACGCGCGCGCCCGCGGCTCTGGCCTGCGCGAGCAGAATCGAATCCAGGATCGTGCGCCGCAGCGCCAGCCCGTCGTCGCGGAAGCCGCGGAAGCGGTGCGCGCCGGCGAACCTCCCGCGAAAGCTCAATCCGCTCGGCGCGCGCACCATCATCCCGGCCAGCCGCGCGGCGCCGGCGGCCTCGACTTTGTCGAGCGCGCCCATCGCCTGTAGGATGCGCGACGCCTGCGGGCTGAGATACTCGGAGCAGATCTTGTCGCGCGGAAACACCGCGCGGTCGAGCAGGAGCACGTCCACGCCCTGTGAGGCGAGAAAGAACGCCGTCGCCGACCCCGCCGGGCCCGCGCCCACGACGATCACGTCGGCGTCCAACGCGCGCGTGCCGCTCACGCCACGGCCCTCGCCATGCGCTGGAACAGCCCCATGTACCGCCAGTGCGGCCGCGGCAGGTGCAGCACCGACGCCATTCGCGTGAGATACGGCAGGATGACGGAGCGCGAATCGGCCGAGAACATGAAGCGCGGGTGATCCGCCGCGAACCGGCGCAGGCGGATGACGGCGCTGTCGAAGTCGAGCGCCGGCGAGAAGTAGAAGCGCGGCGCGAGCAGCGTGTCGCCCGCGGCCACTACGCCTTCCTCGAGCGCGATCCGGTGCAGCGTCGTGCCGGGGTAGATGCGGAGTCCGACGGTGAGGTACACGGCGTCGCCGCGGCCGAGGCGCCACGCGGCGAACGACAACGTCTCTTCGAGCGTGGCCGGCGTCTCACCCGGTCCGCCCACGAGAAAGATCCAGAGCGCGCGGATGCCGGCGCGCTCGACGCGCCCGGCGACTTCCCGCGCCTTGGCGGCGGTGAATCCCTTCTCGAGCCGGTCGAGCACCGAGTCGCTCGCGCTCTCGGCGGTGATCCCGAGGGTGCGGAACCCGGCCGCGCGCATCGCGGACAGCAGCTCGCGCGGCGCGGTCGCGGGAGTGAAGTTCGTCGTGTCGAGCTGGACGCCGAGCCGGCGCCGCTCGATCTCCTCGCACACTTCGATCGCGTGGCCGGGCGGAGAGTTGAACGTCGAGTCCACGAAGTCCACGTGGCGCACGCCCGCGTCGCGGCGCAGCTCGGCTATCTCGTCCGCGACGAGCGCGGGATTTCTGGTGCGGTACCCGAATCCTTCCACGTTCCGGTACGTGCAGTACACGCAGCGGTACACGCAGCCGCGCTTGGTCTGCACCGGTACTGTTGCCCCGTGCCGCTGGTAGCGCTTGAGATCGATCCAGCGCGCGAGCGAGAGCGGCGGGAGCGAATCCAGGTCGGCATCCTCGCCCGGGGGCGTGAAGGCGATCGCACCTTCGCCGCGCCGCACGAGTCCGGGAATCGCCTTGGGCTCCTCGCCTGCCGCGAGCGCCGCCACGAGCGCGACGCTGGCGCGCTCGCCGTCGCCCGCGACGGCGTAGTCGACGCCCAGCTCCGCGAACAGGGCTTCGGGCGCGACTCCGAACGCCGCGCCGCCCGCGACGAGATGGGCCGCGGGTGAGGCGGAGCGCAGCTCGCGCACGACGGCCGCCGCCTCCGGCGTGTAGTGCTGCAGCGCAACCACGTCGCTGTTGTCGATGTTGCGCACGGACACGCCGACGACGTCGGGCTCGAATCGCCGCGCGGCGGCACCCGCGGCGGCGGCCGGCGCGCGCGCGAAGCAGAGATCGAGGAGCCGCACGTCGTGGCCCGCGTGCTCGAGCGACGACGCGACGGCCGCGAGGCCGTTCGGCATGACGGGATAGGGCTGCCGCTCGGTGTTCGTGCTCACGAGCAGCACGCGCGCCCGCGAGCCCGCGCTCGCGCCGCGCGAAGCGACCGGCGGGTTATACGCCGACAACAAGAAGAATCCCCGCGATCACCGCGCCCGACAGCGTAGCCAGCATGTTGACCAGGTCGTTGTCCATCCAGCGCACTCCACGAATCACCTGCGTGTGCCTGCCGCAATCATGTACCGGCTGCTCGGTCTCGGTGCCGCAGTCGGGGCAGAATCGGCGTGCCTGCAACGTCGCGCCAAGGACCGAGTCAATGATCATGCCGAACATACCCGAAAAAACTGCCGCGAGGGCGACGGCACGTGGCCATCCAATAAGTAGCATGGTTCCGGCCATCCCGGCGGCTCCGGCGGCGGCGCCGAAGAAGCCCGCGATGGTCACGCCACCGGACGTGCCGCGAGTCATTCGCGTCCAAAAGATTATCGAGCGGGGGACACCACCGAATGCGATGCCGGTCTCGGTCGCCCAGCTGTCGGCCGCCGCGGCGGCGATCGCGCCGGCTCCGGCGGCAAGCAACACGGGTGTCCCGGCGAACAGCCAGCCCAGAGCGGCGACGGCGAACACTCCTCCATTGGTGAGCACCTGCACCGCGTCGCGTGTGGCGCTCTTGGCGAGCACGCCCCGCGTCAGCGCCCGCTTGCGTTCGGCGCCGTACGCGGAGAACCCCGAAGTCAGCGCGAAAAAAACCACGAGGACGATCCCCCAGCTCCACCCCGCGGTGACCGCCGCCGTACCGACGACGGCCGCGGCGAGCGCGCCCGTCGTGGAGAGCAGCCGCGCCCGGGCCGCGGCTGCGGCGATGATCGCCGCGAGGGCCGCGCCGATTACCAAACGGAGCATCATGGCGTCATGAGCGTTGAAGGGTGTTCAGGCGCAGATTAGCTTGGGCGCTCACTAGAGACGCAAAAAACTTCCGCGACAATGCCAGCCACAGTCGACGCCCTCCTTCCGCTCAGCCTGCTCGAATCCGTACGTGGGGCTGATACGCCCGAGGACACGGAAGCCGAATATGTCCACGAGCTTCGCAACAAGCGACTCGGCCTCAGTGACACCGTGTACGCTGAGATCCAGCGGTACACGGACGACGTGAAGAAGAACCGGAGAGTGGGCAACGATAAAGCGATCGCGATTGCGAAGCTGATCGGGCGCCGGCCGGACGCGGAAGCGGTGTTCCGCGGCGCCGGCAGGCGGCTGGCGGGCGAGATGTACGACTCGATCTCGGGGACGCGCCGGGGGTTGGTGCGCTTTCTTCCGGCTGTCATATCCCGGCCACTCGCGCTGTCGGGCGCGCGCCGCGTCGCGCGCCGCTACCTGAACGGCTCGCTCAGCAGGGTCGGCGGCTACATCATGCTGTCGGTGGGCGAATCAGCCACCGCCAACACCGCCCCGCGCGGCATCGGCTGCACGTTCTACGAGGCCAATCTCGGCGAGCTGTTACGGCTGCTGGTGGACGGGGGCGGGGCGATAGAGCACGTGCGCTGCATGGACCGGGATGAAGGGTCGTGCGAATGGCGGGCGGAGTGGAGATAGATCGGGGGTTGGACTAGCCCGAGCGTTGTGCGTTTCCCGTTTTTCCGTGGTGCGTTATTGCGTGCCTATTTACTGCAATGCGGCCAGCACCTTGGATCGCAGGCCGCAAAGCATTCGTCTGACGTCGATCGTTTCTGCATTTAGGGATTCCCATTGGGCACGGGGCAGTATCCCGTGGTCCCGGGCGAGCTGAAGTTGATACTCCAGCTCCATGCTGGATTTCCGGCTGATGTCGAGAAAACGCGCAAGCTCGGCCTGACTGGCCGCCCCGCAACCTTCCACGATATTGAAGGCGATCGACTCTGCTGCAGCGGTTATCTGCGAACGAAGAGAGGTGTATCCAGTGCGCGGAAGACGGCTGGTGGCGAGCCTGACGTTCAAGGCAAGAGCGTGCGCCTGGCCCCAAACGCGTAATTTGCGGTAGTCCTGCACGCCGAAGGCTGATCCTCTGCCTCTTGCACTAGCCCATCAAAAAACTTCGAGCTGATACGAACCACCCCGCGACATCGCCGCCGTCCCGGCTATAACGTCCCAACGCAAAAACGGTTAAACGGGAAACGCACACCGCGCCCTGCCTTCCATCCGCTCTTGATCCCTATCTCCGCCTTGCAATGCTGACTCCCCAATCCCTTCCATCCATTCAACAGGCCATCAGGGAATCGACGACGGACGGGTGGCTGATCTTCGATTTTCACGGCCTCAACCCCATCGCCTCCGGCATGCTCCGCCTCGAGGGCATGACCACGCGCCGCCTGTTCGCCTTCATCCCCCGCGAAGGGACCCCCGTGGCGATCTCCCACGCGATCGAGCAGGGCCCGTGGAAGCACTGGCCCGCCGAATGGAAGAAGCTCGAGTACAGCGGCTGGCGCGTGCTCGAATCGATGCTCGCCGAGGTCGTCGGCGGCAAGCGCGTGGCGATGGAGTACTCCGCGGGCGACGCCGTGCCGTATCTGGACCGCGTGCCGGCCGGCGTGATCGAGATGGTGCGCGCCGCGGGCGCCACGGTGGAATCGTCGGCGGATCTGGTCACGCGGTTTTATGCCGTGTGGAATGATGCGCAGCTCGCCTCGCACCAGCGCGCCGCGGAGACGATCGCCGGCATCGCGCACGCTGCGATGTCGCTCGCGGGCGAGCGGGCGCGCTCGGGCTCGCCGATGCAGGAGTTCGAGCTGAAGCAGTGGATCCTCGACCGGTTCGCGAAGGAAAAGCTGGAGACCGACCACGGACCCATCGTCGCCATCGGGCCCAACGCGGCCAATCCCCACTACGAGCCGACCGCCGGGGAGTCCGCGCCGATCGAGCGCGGCGCGGTTCTGCTCATCGATCTCTGGGCGCGCGAAGCGAACGGAGTGTACGCGGACCAGACCTGGATGGGGTCGCTCGGCGAGCCTGACGCGCGGAGCCTGAAGGTCTGGGAAGCCATCCGCGACGCGCGCGATGCGGCGATCGCTCTCCTGCGCGAGAGGCTGGCCGGCCCGACGCCGGTCCGCGGCGGAGAAGTGGACGACGCGGCGCGGGCGGTCATCGAGCAGCGAGGCTTCGGCCCGCAGTTCATCCACCGCACCGGCCACTCGATCGACCCGCGCGACCTGCACGGCTCGGGTCCGCACATAGACAACCTCGAGACCCGCGAGGAGCGCGCGCTCCTCCCGGGAGTCGGCTTCTCGATCGAGCCCGGGGTTTATCTACGCGGCGACGTCGGGATGCGTACCGAGGTCAACGCATTCGTGGCGCGTGATCTCGTCGTGACGCCGAAGGATATTCAGCGGGACCTGATCATCGTGTGACGGGCCGCGGCGCGATCGTCGGCCAGATCGCCGGGTCTTCGCCGCCCAGGCCGTACAACGCGAATCGCCTGATGCCCAACCGCCGCGCGTCGCGCACGATATCGGCGATCAGCATCGCATCGTTCACCCAGATCTCGCCGCGTCCCGGCGCTCTCGCGCGCAGGGTCGAGCTCGATTCGTCCCGCACGAGCTCCACGCGCCAATCGCGGGCGAGCGCGACCGCCTCCTCGAACGACACGCGGCGGCGTCCCTCACCGGCGAGCCACGCGTAGCCGTCGGCGGGGATCAGCAGCAGCACGCGGTGGGCGCCGATCTCCGCCGCGCGCGCGCCGATATGTCTCGCCATGATCTCGCGCGGCGTGAGCGGTCCGGGTGACGCGGGCTCGGTCTCCAGCTGCAGCGCAAGGAAATCCGTCAGCGGACCAAGCTGTCGGCCGGGGTACGCCGCGGTGTCGGCGACGGGGACGGCGATTCCGACGGGTGAGAGATCCCTCGCCCGCGCGGCGGCACGAATGTCAGTGACGAGCGCCGCGAGCGCGGGAACGTCGCGTGGACCCAACGACCTGAAATCGAGCAGCATTCCCACGTAGTCGCGCTCCTCCGCGAGCCAGACGGCTCGTTGGGCGAACCGTTCGCGCGTCTCCGCATGGGACATTACGATGCGAAGAATGTCGGACTGATAGCCTCGCATGCTCCAGTTCGTCACGATCAACAGCCGGCGGGTTTTCCGCAGGTCGTCCCTCGGGATCTCGGCACAACTAATTTCCGCGGAGAAGACCAAGCTGTCGGGCGAAGCGCATCCCATCGCGACGACGGTTCCCGCCTCCGCGAGCGAGTCGGCGCGCGCCCACGCCGTCATGCTGGACGGAGGAAAGCTGACGAACATCCATTCCTCCGGCACGGGCGAATTCGAGCGGAGAAACGCACATCCGGCGAGCGCTCCAGCCAGTAGCGTGATCGTGGCTGCCGCAAACGCGCGCCGGGCTATGCCCGGCTGCGGAAATCCGGCGGCCCCGGGTACTATTTGTGCGTTACCGTTAGTCATGGCAATTGAAAGGTCCATGCTGCGACACGGGGCGCTAGGGATGTCAGTCCTGGCGCTCATTTCGTCCGGGTGCTCGCGCGACGACGAGCCGGCGTACGCCAAGTCTCCCAACGGAAACGGTCCGCGGATCACGGTCATCGCCCCCCCGACCGAGCCGTACCGCCCGGCCGCCGTCGTGAACGGCGTGCCGCTCCGCGGAGCGGTGCTGTTCACCGGCACCCGGCCGGACGATTCGACGGTGACACCGGGACGCGATCAGAACGTGTGCGGCGCTACCATCCACGTGCCTACCCTCACCATGCAGGACAGCTCGCTGGCCGACGTCGTCGTGTGGCTCGACAACATCAGGACGGGCCGGCCGCTGCCGGTGGCGAAGCGCTTCGAGCTGGTGTCGCAGAAGTGCGGCTTCACGCCGCGCGTGCAGGCCATAGTCACCGGTGGCGCTCTGAACGTGAGGAACGACGATCCGGTGATCTACCGGAGCCACGCGATCGACTCCCGGACCGGCGAGACGGTGATCGATCTCCCCTTCACCGATGCGGGACAGGTGATCCCGCTGGACCGGCAGCTCGCCGCGCCGGTGCTCCTGGAGGTGAAATCCGCATCGCACCCCTGGATGCGCGCGTGGGTCGCGACGTTCGATCATCCGTACTTCGCGGTGACGGGGAAGGACGGCAGCTTCACCATCGACGACGTTCCGCAGGGCACGTACACGCTCAAGGCGTGGCATCCCGCGCTCGGCGTCACCAGTCATTCACTGACGATCGGCCCCGGTGGAGCATCGGCGGTCGTGAAGTTCGGCGATCGCGCGCCGCCGGTGAACCCCGCTACGGGCGCGCAATGACGCGGTCCACCGCCATCGCCAGGAAGAGCAGCGCGAGGTAGAGCAGCGAGAACCGGTACAGCCACCAGGCGTGGCCCTGCCACGCGGCGGTCGCCCGCAGCTTGAGGACCGCGCCGAGGAATATCGCGTCCAGGAGCAGAGCGCTGGCCAGATAGATCCAACCCAGCGCCCCGAACGTCACCGGCAGCACCGTCAGCGGGATCAGGATGAACATGTACCAGAGCATCTGGTTCATGGTCTCGCGCTCGCCCCATACCAGAGGCGCCATCGGTATGCCGGCGTTGCCGTAGTCCTTCTGCTTGAGGAGGGCCAGCGCCCAGAAGTGCGGCGGCGTCCAGTAAAAGACGATGGCGAACAGATACAGCGCGGTGAGATCGATCTGATTGGTGACGGCGGCCCAGCCCACGAGCGGAGGAAACGCGCCCGCCGCTCCGCCGATGACGATGTTCTGCGGGGTCGAGCGCTTGAGCCAGCGGGTGTAGATGAAGACGTAGAAGTAGAACCCGCCCAGCGCGAGCACCGCCGTGAGCACGTTCGCGAACCGCGCGAGCAGGAACGTGGCCGCGCTCGCGAGCGCGACTCCAAACGCGAGCACCGCGGCGGGAGACATCCTGCCGCTCGGAATGGGCCGGAGCCTGGTCCGCGCCATCGCGTCGTCGATGTCGCGGTCAAAATACATGTTGACCGCGTTCGCGCCGCCCGCCATCAGATAGCCGCCGATCACCACGATGAGGATCAGCAGCAGGGACGGCCGGCCGGCGACGTACATCGGCGCCACGGTCGTCACTAGCAGCAGGCTTATGATCCGCGGCTTGGTGAGCGCGAGCAGGTCGCGGCCGAACGGCCCCCCCGACGGCGCGGCCGCGGACGGCATTATCTCGCCGGCCGCCGCGTGACCGCCGCGAAGACGAAAACGACGAGCCAGACGAGAGTGCCCAGTGCCTGATGCAACACGCGCAGCTGCAGCGGCAGCCCGGTCTCGACCATCGCGGCCGCGACGAGGATCTGCGCCAGCGCGGTGAAGAAGGCGATCTTCACCCACAGGTTCGTGGCGGCGGGCTCGCCGCGCTTGCGCAGCGCGAGCACCATGCCGAGCAGATGAAACAGCAGCAGGAAAGCGAGAATGCGGTGGCTCACCTGGACGAACAGAGCCGCGCCGCCCAGCGAGACGCGGCGGCAGTGGGGAAACCCGATGCACGACACAGCCGCACCGGCCATGTTCGCGGTCGCGCCACCCAGGAGAACCGCGAAAAACGCCATGACCGCCGCGGTTGTCGAGCCACGAATCGTGCGCGGCGAGGTGGGCGCGATGGCTCGGCCCGAAAGCGACGAGCTTCGCACGGCGGCCAGCGATAGAGCGGCGATGAGACCCATGGCCAGCGCCAGATGAATCACCACCGCCGCCGCGTGCAGCTCCAGCTTCACGGTCACAGCGCCGAGCAGAGCGGCGGCCACGACGAGTAATGCCGCGGCGACGGCGGGGCGGAGGATTCCGCCGCGTCCACCCACACCCGCCGACGTACGCCCGCGCCACGCCGCGAACAGCAGGGCCAGCACGGCGAGCGTCAGCGCGGCGGCTACGTACCGGTGCGTGACCTCGATTATCAGGTCGAGGCGGTCGAGCGGCGGGAACCAGTAGCCGTGGCAGCGGGGCCAGTGGTCGCCGCACCCCATCCCCGAGCCCGTGATCCGCACGACCGCGCCGAGCACCGCCTGCATGTAGGCGAGCGCGAGCGATGCGTACGCGATCCGCCTCAGACCGGCAGCGCGTACCAAGTTGCTATCAGTAGTGCGGCGATGGCCAGCGCGGGCAACAGCGCCCAGCCGATCTCGAGCTCTCGCGATGAAGACGCGGCGCTCTCCGTCGTCGTGGATCGCCTGTCCGGCCCCCAGCGCATCCCGCCCCGCCGCGGACGCTTCCTGCGGTCGTCGGGATAGATGCCGGATGCCGCGCCCGTCACCACGGACCAGATCAGCGCGCCATGGGCGACCGCGCAGGAGGCTGCGGCCACCCAGAATATCATGCGCGCGAGACCGGGACTCATGGCAGGAAGGTACTCGCCACCCATCCGCCTTTGCACTACCGTTTGTCGCCATGAATTCCACGAATCGCGGGAATACCGACCTTCCGCGCACCATCGGGCTCTGGTCGGCGGTGGCCATACTGGTCGGATCCGTCATCGGATCGGGGATCTTCCGCTCGCCGGCCGCGATCGCGGACCGGGTGCCGGACGCCACGGCCATGATGCTGGTGTGGGTCGCCGGCGGCGCGTTCGCGCTGTGCGGCGCGCTGACGGTGGCCGAGCTGTCGGCGGCGTTCCCGCGCAGCGGCGGGCCGTACGTGTACCTGAAGGAAGCGTGGGGCAGGTTGCCGGCGTTCCTCTACGGTTGGGCCGAGCTGACGATCATCCGCGCGGCCGCGCTCGGCGCGATCGCCACGACGTTTGCCGAGTACTTCGTGCGCGCGCTGGGCTACGATCCCGGCGTGGCCCCGTACTCCGACCAGGTCCACTACGTCGCGGCCGGGGCGATACTTCTGGTGGGGACGCTGAACTACTGCGGCGTGCGCTGGGGCACACTGCTGCAGAACGCGACCACGATCGCGAAGTACGGCGCGCTGCTGGTGATCATCGGGCTCGCGTTCGCGGTAGCTCTCGGGGGCGACGCGGCGGCCGCGGTGGCTACGCCGGCCGTTCCGGACGCGACGCGCGCGACGGTCTCGGTCGGCGCGTTCGGGCTGGCGCTGGTCTCGGTGCTGTGGGCGTACGACGGCTGGGCGGACCTGAGCAAGGTGTCGGGCGAGGTGAAGGATCCGCAGCGGGTCCTCCCCAAGGCCATCATCATTGGGACGCTCGCCGTGATCGGCGTCTACCTGCTCGCCAATCTGGCGTATCTCTCGGTGCTGTCGGTGGACGGCATGCGGACCTCCCGGCTCGTGGCCGCGGACGTCGCGTCGAAGGCGATGGGCCCGGCCGGGCTGGCGTTCGTGGTCGGCGCCGTAATGATCTCCACCTTCGGCACGCTCAACGGGTCGCTGTTGACCGGGCCTCGCGTGCTGTTCGGGATGTCGGAGCACGGGTCGGTGTTTCGCCATCTGGGGCGGGTGCATTCGCGCTTCCAGACTCCGCACGTCGCCATCGCTACGGCCACGGTGCTGGGCGCGCTCTTCGTTCTCGTCGGTACGTTCGAGAACCTGGCGGACGCGTTCGTGACCGCGATCGTACCGTTCTACGCGTGGGCAGTCGCGGGGATTTACCTCCTGCGCCGCCGGGCCGGGTACCAGCCGCCGTTCCGCGTGCCCGGGTATCCGGTGGTTCCGGCGCTGTTCATCGCAGCGACCATCTATTTGCTGGGCAATGCTTTACTCGATCCGGGAAGCCGGCTCGCGACCATGGCAGTGTTCGGAGCCATCCTATTGGGGATTCCG
Protein-coding sequences here:
- a CDS encoding COX15/CtaA family protein, whose translation is MVRAAGLRRIAYASLALAYMQAVLGAVVRITGSGMGCGDHWPRCHGYWFPPLDRLDLIIEVTHRYVAAALTLAVLALLFAAWRGRTSAGVGGRGGILRPAVAAALLVVAAALLGAVTVKLELHAAAVVIHLALAMGLIAALSLAAVRSSSLSGRAIAPTSPRTIRGSTTAAVMAFFAVLLGGATANMAGAAVSCIGFPHCRRVSLGGAALFVQVSHRILAFLLLFHLLGMVLALRKRGEPAATNLWVKIAFFTALAQILVAAAMVETGLPLQLRVLHQALGTLVWLVVFVFAAVTRRPAR
- a CDS encoding amino acid permease, with the translated sequence MNSTNRGNTDLPRTIGLWSAVAILVGSVIGSGIFRSPAAIADRVPDATAMMLVWVAGGAFALCGALTVAELSAAFPRSGGPYVYLKEAWGRLPAFLYGWAELTIIRAAALGAIATTFAEYFVRALGYDPGVAPYSDQVHYVAAGAILLVGTLNYCGVRWGTLLQNATTIAKYGALLVIIGLAFAVALGGDAAAAVATPAVPDATRATVSVGAFGLALVSVLWAYDGWADLSKVSGEVKDPQRVLPKAIIIGTLAVIGVYLLANLAYLSVLSVDGMRTSRLVAADVASKAMGPAGLAFVVGAVMISTFGTLNGSLLTGPRVLFGMSEHGSVFRHLGRVHSRFQTPHVAIATATVLGALFVLVGTFENLADAFVTAIVPFYAWAVAGIYLLRRRAGYQPPFRVPGYPVVPALFIAATIYLLGNALLDPGSRLATMAVFGAILLGIPIYYLTGGSRRGTE
- a CDS encoding heme o synthase, which codes for MPSAAAPSGGPFGRDLLALTKPRIISLLLVTTVAPMYVAGRPSLLLILIVVIGGYLMAGGANAVNMYFDRDIDDAMARTRLRPIPSGRMSPAAVLAFGVALASAATFLLARFANVLTAVLALGGFYFYVFIYTRWLKRSTPQNIVIGGAAGAFPPLVGWAAVTNQIDLTALYLFAIVFYWTPPHFWALALLKQKDYGNAGIPMAPLVWGERETMNQMLWYMFILIPLTVLPVTFGALGWIYLASALLLDAIFLGAVLKLRATAAWQGHAWWLYRFSLLYLALLFLAMAVDRVIARP